In Nocardia sp. NBC_00403, one DNA window encodes the following:
- the istB gene encoding IS21-like element helper ATPase IstB encodes MRADLDVPRRQRHTATRIYHRLLEEHGMRDVSYQRVSAYVRERKPQLQAEQVTARRRSERLIKAAGFPRAKTLRDFDFGANPSVDPGMIHTLAKCDWVKEGLPLCLIGDSGTGKSHLLIALGTEAAKAGYRVRYTLAARLVNKLIEAVDGKRLTNTIARYSGVDLLCIDELGYTELDSRGAELLFQVLTEREERKSVAIVSNRSVAGWSRTFTDAGLRAAIIDRLTFGGNIIETGTHSYRGSHAKATETTDKPR; translated from the coding sequence CTGCGCGCCGATCTGGATGTGCCTCGTAGGCAACGTCACACGGCGACCCGGATCTATCACCGTTTGCTCGAGGAGCACGGCATGAGAGACGTGTCGTATCAGCGAGTCAGTGCCTATGTCCGCGAACGCAAACCACAGCTACAGGCAGAACAGGTGACGGCCCGTCGCCGCTCCGAACGGCTCATCAAGGCCGCCGGGTTTCCTCGTGCTAAAACGTTGCGTGACTTCGATTTCGGTGCCAACCCCAGTGTCGACCCTGGCATGATCCACACTCTCGCTAAATGCGACTGGGTGAAGGAAGGGCTGCCGTTGTGTTTGATCGGTGACTCCGGCACTGGGAAATCCCATCTGCTCATCGCCTTGGGCACCGAGGCGGCGAAAGCCGGATACCGCGTCAGATACACCCTGGCTGCCAGGCTGGTCAACAAACTGATCGAAGCCGTCGATGGTAAACGGCTCACCAACACCATCGCCCGCTACAGCGGCGTCGACCTGCTCTGCATCGACGAACTCGGCTACACAGAGCTGGACAGCCGCGGCGCCGAATTGCTGTTCCAGGTATTGACCGAACGTGAGGAGAGGAAGTCGGTCGCGATCGTCTCCAACCGCAGCGTCGCCGGCTGGTCCCGAACCTTCACCGACGCTGGGCTCCGCGCCGCGATCATCGACCGACTTACCTTCGGCGGCAACATCATCGAGACCGGCACCCACAGCTATCGCGGGTCCCATGCCAAGGCAACCGAAACCACCGACAAACCCCGCTGA
- a CDS encoding Dyp-type peroxidase produces MAESARPGRVSRRHLFGGAAAAAGAAGLGWGAVALGDRQTGDTDQTPTAIEPFYGEHQAGIETAPPAQATFVGFDLRPGTDRDDIIGLLRIWTDDAARLTQGRPALADTEPELAHRPARLTVTVGLGPGMFTVAGLEQRRPSWLHPLPPFDIDRLEPAWNDGDLLLQVCADEATAVSHAVRVLCKNVASLVSVRWVQRGFRNAAPGQTPRNLMGQVDGTVNIAPGTPDFAQLVWDDGSAQPWLAGGTSLVLRRIAMKLDTWDEIDPEGRELSVGRKLADGAPLTGSREFDEPNFAAVDAHGIPVIPPSAHIARAHHAHDGERFLRRGYNYDDAPPPGQTSNSGLLFAAFQRDVDTQYLPVQQRLAEFDALNVWTTPIGSAVFVIPPGVRSPGGYLGQSLFES; encoded by the coding sequence GTGGCTGAGTCCGCCCGCCCAGGACGCGTCTCTCGCCGACACCTGTTCGGCGGGGCCGCCGCCGCGGCAGGCGCTGCCGGACTGGGTTGGGGCGCGGTCGCGCTCGGCGATCGGCAGACCGGCGACACCGATCAGACGCCGACCGCGATAGAGCCCTTCTACGGCGAACACCAGGCAGGCATCGAGACCGCACCACCGGCGCAGGCGACCTTCGTGGGGTTCGATCTGCGCCCCGGCACCGACCGCGACGACATCATCGGGCTCCTGCGGATCTGGACCGACGATGCCGCGCGGCTCACCCAGGGCCGCCCCGCACTGGCCGACACCGAACCCGAACTGGCACACCGGCCCGCCCGGCTCACAGTCACCGTGGGACTGGGTCCAGGGATGTTCACGGTGGCCGGCCTGGAACAGCGCAGGCCGTCGTGGCTGCATCCGTTGCCGCCGTTCGACATCGATCGTCTCGAACCGGCCTGGAACGACGGTGATCTCCTGCTGCAGGTCTGCGCCGACGAAGCGACGGCTGTGTCGCACGCGGTACGGGTGTTGTGCAAGAACGTGGCATCACTCGTCTCGGTGCGCTGGGTGCAACGTGGTTTCCGCAACGCCGCGCCAGGGCAGACCCCGCGCAATCTGATGGGGCAGGTCGACGGCACCGTCAATATCGCGCCGGGCACACCTGATTTCGCCCAGCTGGTCTGGGACGACGGCAGCGCGCAGCCCTGGCTGGCCGGCGGTACGTCGCTGGTGCTGCGCCGCATCGCGATGAAGCTCGACACCTGGGACGAAATCGATCCGGAGGGCAGGGAACTCAGCGTCGGCCGCAAGCTGGCCGATGGCGCGCCACTGACCGGGAGCAGGGAATTCGACGAGCCGAACTTCGCGGCCGTCGACGCACACGGTATTCCGGTCATCCCACCGTCCGCACATATCGCCCGCGCCCATCACGCCCACGACGGCGAGCGGTTCCTGCGCCGCGGCTACAACTACGACGACGCGCCGCCGCCCGGTCAAACCTCCAACTCCGGGCTGCTGTTCGCGGCGTTCCAGCGTGATGTGGATACCCAATATCTGCCGGTGCAGCAGCGTCTCGCCGAATTCGACGCCCTCAATGTATGGACGACACCGATCGGGTCGGCGGTGTTCGTCATCCCACCCGGGGTGCGGTCACCAGGCGGATACCTCGGGCAATCGCTGTTCGAGTCGTGA
- a CDS encoding copper chaperone PCu(A)C — MLTTTRPSALRASRLLRTAAALASVPLLLVGCSSNDKDAAPTKAADSITVEDQWIKAAESGMSAAFGDLNNSGTTSVTVVSATTPASERVELHEVVAAADGTKKMQPKRGGFVIPAHGSVALRPGGDHIMFMGLKAALRTGSETPVTLTFDDGTTTTFTARVRDFPGNQENYAPEGDHMSGGTPQTPAHGG; from the coding sequence ATGCTGACAACAACCCGACCATCCGCACTCCGCGCCTCCCGTCTATTGCGCACGGCTGCCGCCCTCGCGTCGGTCCCACTCCTGCTCGTCGGCTGCTCATCCAACGACAAGGACGCCGCACCCACCAAGGCAGCGGATTCGATCACTGTCGAGGATCAGTGGATCAAGGCCGCCGAGAGTGGTATGTCGGCCGCGTTCGGCGATCTGAACAACTCCGGCACCACGTCGGTGACAGTCGTCTCCGCCACCACCCCCGCCTCCGAACGAGTCGAGCTGCACGAGGTCGTCGCGGCCGCGGACGGAACCAAGAAGATGCAGCCGAAAAGGGGTGGCTTCGTGATTCCGGCGCACGGCAGTGTCGCGCTGCGCCCCGGCGGCGACCACATCATGTTCATGGGGCTGAAGGCGGCGCTGCGCACCGGCTCGGAAACCCCGGTCACGCTCACCTTCGACGACGGGACGACCACCACCTTCACCGCCCGGGTGCGCGACTTCCCCGGCAACCAGGAGAATTACGCACCAGAAGGCGACCACATGAGTGGCGGCACCCCGCAGACCCCCGCGCACGGTGGCTGA